Genomic DNA from Gemmatimonadota bacterium:
GCGGATCTGTTCACAGACGGGCGCGAGGGATTCCTTGTGCCGGCCAGGGACGCGCTGGCGATTCGCGAGCGGATGGAATGGCTGCTGGACCACCCGCATGAGCGGGAGAACATGGGGAATGCCGCGCGTGCGCGCGTCGTCGCGCTGGGCGGCTGGCGAGGATACGGGGAGCGAGTGGAGCGGGTTTACCTCGAGTTGCTGGCGAGAGATTGATGGCAAGTAGTCGAGAGGCAGGAGCACGGCGCGTGGCGCTCGTGCGGCAGAACGGCCGGCTGCAGGAGAGCGTCCGCGCTGCGCTCGCGGAGTGCGGGATTCTGGCGCGCATTACGGCGGGCACGCGAGTGGCGCTCAAGCCGAACTTCACCTACCCCTACTACAAGCCGGGCGTCACCACCTCGCCGGCCGTGATCCGTGCGGCCGTCCAGGTCCTGAAGGAGTACACCGAGCACATAGCCATCGTCGAGGGCGATGGAGGCTCGTACCTGTGGAAAGCCGAGGAGGCCTTCGACGGCCATGGCATCCGCGAGCTGGAGGCCGAGTTCGGGGTGACGGCGGTCAACCTCATCCATGAGCCGGCGGAGTACATCAGCTTCCGGACGCGAGGCGGCGATTACCGGCTTCCCCTGCCGGCCCGGTTGCTGCACGAGACCGATCTCCTGATCTCGATGCCCGTGCCCAAGGTACACGCCATCACCCGGCTCACCCTCGGCTACAAGAATCAGTGGGGCTGCCTGGTCGAGCCGATGCGGCTGCGGCACCACCATGTTTTCAACGACGCCATCGTCGCCATCAACCGTGTGCTGAAGCCGGTTGTTCTGGCGGACGGCACCTATTTCCTGGACCGCAACGGCCCCATGGACGGCCAACCGGTGCGCATGGACCTGATCCTGGCGGCCACGGATCCCGGTGCTTTCGACCGCTACGTCTCCGAGCTCATGGGTATCTCCTGGCGCGCCATCCCTCACCTGCGCCGCGCCGCCGCGTTGGGCGATTTGCCGCGCGACCTTGCGGAAATCGAGTTCCGCGTGTCTCCGGCCGAGGCGCGGGCGCCAACGTTCCGGCTGCAGCGGACCTTGAAGAACTGGGTGGCCGTCGCAGGGTTCAACAGCCGGGTGCTGACCTGGCTGCTCTACGATTCCTGGTTGGGGCGCGTCGTGATCCACGGGCTGATGTACGCCGTCACTGGACCACCGCTCCAGGATCGGACGCCAGCCAGCCCGGGTCCCGCGCGGGCTCCGGTACCGCGCTGACAGGTGGCGGGGGCCGTGCACGGTCGCAACCCCTGGCAGCCGCTGCTTATCCTGCGTGGCTCGCGGTTCTTCCTCCCCTGGGCCTGGTCGTTGTCTGCTCTGCTGGGCGCTGCGCGGCTGCTGCCCGCCCAGGAGGCGGCCGCGCCGCCCGCCCCCTCCTCGCCAGGCGATTCCACGCGGCTCCTCGCACAGCCAGGCCGGAAGCAGGCTGCCGAGCTATTCCTCGGGCCTGCTGACCTGGGGCTGCTCCCCAACAAGCGCCGCAACCTCGCCGACCTCACCAGGTCGGTCGCCAGCGTGAACTCGTATCCCGAGCTCGGAGCGCCACACCTGGTCACCGGGTTTGGCGCCCGGCCGACGCGTACCTCGCTCACTCTGGATGCGCTGGGCGGCAATCTCCTGTATTTCGGCGAGGCCGCGGGCTCGTGGCTGCTTCCGTACAACGTATCCCTGGTCGCACTGGATAGGGTGGATCTGGATCTGACCGGCTTCGAGGTCGAGCGTGCGGGGGCAGGGCCAGCCATTCGCCTGGCCAGCATCGGCGGGGAGCCGCGACCGCGAGCCGTGTTCCTCATGCAGCGCGACGAGGCGCTGACCGCGGCGGACTTCCGGGAAGCTGAGATGGGCGATTTCCGCGTCGATCAATTCGGTCTGGCGCTCGGCGGCCGGCTCTTAACGGACCGCATCCGCTACGCCCTGGTGCTGGATCGTATGAAGGGGAAGCGCCAGACGGGATTTAGCTCTCCGGATACCGCGCTCTTGCCGAAGTTTGATGTGGTGCGCTTCGAGCAGATCCTGAAAAACAACTATGACATGCAGGAGCACGTTAATCTGACGCTCAACGACGCGGGTCGACCGGACGGCTTTGTGCGCACCGACCGCGACCTGGATCACCGTGCGTCTTTCGGGCGGCTGGATTGGTCCATCGCGTCCGGCCACCGGCTGAGCCTGCTGACCAGCGTGCTCCGCTTCGAGGAGGGCAACCGTGACGTGAACGCGGGTGAGGCGCTGACGCACGCGGGCGTGTGGGGGAACCGCGTGGTGTCGGTGGGTGGGGTCCTCGAGTCCAGGCTGGGCGCGCGAGTGCGCAACACGCTCCGGCTGCAGTGGGCGGGCGAGGAGCACTTCCGCCGGCCGACCAGGGAGGCCGGTTTCATCCCGGCGCTGACGGTGTTTCTGGTTGACAGCCTGCCGCTGAGCTTCGGCGCCGACCAGGAGCTCTTCCGCTACGCGTTCGAGGAGACCCGGCTGGAGGCGGCCGACGCCGTCACGTTTACCCTGGGGCGCCACGGAATGAAGGTGGGCACGGGAAACGTCCTGTGGCACGTGGATCATCAGTTCTGGCCTGGTGGTGCGGGCGTGTACACGTACCGCGGCCTGAACGACCTGGAACAGGGGCGCGTCCACGAGTACGAGCGCCTGGCCCGGCCGTGCGCGGTGCCGCTAGAGAAGAACTACCATGGCGACCTCGCTCTCTGCCGGGAGTACGACGTGCCGGGCGCCGATTTCGGCGGCCTTGATTGGGCCTTGTTCGCCCAGGACGAGTG
This window encodes:
- a CDS encoding glycosyltransferase, which codes for ADLFTDGREGFLVPARDALAIRERMEWLLDHPHERENMGNAARARVVALGGWRGYGERVERVYLELLARD
- a CDS encoding DUF362 domain-containing protein, giving the protein MASSREAGARRVALVRQNGRLQESVRAALAECGILARITAGTRVALKPNFTYPYYKPGVTTSPAVIRAAVQVLKEYTEHIAIVEGDGGSYLWKAEEAFDGHGIRELEAEFGVTAVNLIHEPAEYISFRTRGGDYRLPLPARLLHETDLLISMPVPKVHAITRLTLGYKNQWGCLVEPMRLRHHHVFNDAIVAINRVLKPVVLADGTYFLDRNGPMDGQPVRMDLILAATDPGAFDRYVSELMGISWRAIPHLRRAAALGDLPRDLAEIEFRVSPAEARAPTFRLQRTLKNWVAVAGFNSRVLTWLLYDSWLGRVVIHGLMYAVTGPPLQDRTPASPGPARAPVPR